From Podospora bellae-mahoneyi strain CBS 112042 chromosome 3, whole genome shotgun sequence, the proteins below share one genomic window:
- the RDS2 gene encoding Transcription factor (EggNog:ENOG503NUF9; COG:S), translating into MTATEAMERTAGNETKDIKSESNTKPKDHHAPSTDDQQQHNQHNHHTTHHQTPKKRRKVSHACLYCRRSHMTCDLARPCTRCVKRNIGHLCHDEPRDQGSNKSKSVVAPSTTHGSASQSDLGRGNMNQTAADALRLASFDGSLSSGTGSAASAAFDAAAALGQSNQLQLVQPTAVSGLQGSTLGSSMNQFGGFPDSWLASQSHYHDMHNYHPSFVVPHEVSSEFDVLNNYLRANIFEDPVAAPDGPNQGRPIPGFPSSNSMPPPATAPGASLPTANSEQSAAVSKDKTREYYLQAADPSGNADADDRMLQVLTAKVEAGLLQPFNYIKGYQSLQTYLNEHVSPGSRQKILRQLDRFRPKFREKMQGRDHMFLTINEMQIESSLMEYDRVFASMAVPACCWRRTGEIFRGNKEMAELIDVPVEDLRNGKTKLHEILTEESVVRYWEEFGTIAFDPLHDTLLTACTLKSPNKSSKKVVNCCFSFRIKKDNAQVPGLIIGNFIPHDP; encoded by the exons ATGACGGCAACCGAAGCCATGGAGAGGACCGCCGGGAATGAGACCAAGGACATCAAGTCCGAGAgcaacaccaagcccaaggatCACCATGCGCCTTCTACCGAcgaccaacagcaacacaaccaacacaaccaccacaccacccaccaccagacCCCCAAGAAGCGCCGCAAGGTCAGTCATG CCTGCCTCTACTGCCGTCGATCT CACATGACGTGTGATCTT GCGAGACCATGTACGAGATGTGTTAAGCGGAATATCGGGCACCTGTGCCATGATGAGCCCCGTGATCAGGGGTCCAACAAGTCCAAGAGCGTCGTCGCCCCGTCTACTACGCACGGGTCTGCGTCTCAGTCAGACCTGGGCCGCGGCAACATGAACCAGACAGCGGCAGATGCCTTGAGACTGGCCTCGTTCGATGGGAGCTTGAGCTCCGGGACAGGATCAGCCGCCAGTGCCGCCttcgatgctgctgctgcgctaGGCCAGAGTAATCAGCTACAGCTCGTGCAACCCACGGCGGTGTCCGGCCTCCAAGGCAGCACGCTGGGTAGCAGTATGAACCAAT TCGGCGGTTTCCCTGACTCCTGGTTAGCCTCCCAAAGCCATTATCACGACATGCACAACTATCACCCCAGCTTCGTAGTTCCCCATGAGGTGTCGAGTGAGTTCGACGTCCTGAACAACTACCTGCGAGCCAACATATTCGAGGACCCCGTGGCTGCGCCCGATGGTCCAAACCAAGGCCGCCCAATCCCGGGGTTTCCCAGTAGCAACTCCATGCCGCCCCCGGCCACGGCTCCGGGGGCCTCTCTGCCCACGGCCAATTCGGAACAATCAGCTGCGGTTTCCAAGGACAAGACCCGAGAATATTATCTCCAGGCAGCCGATCCCAGCGGTAATGCCGACGCGGATGACCGCATGCTCCAGGTTCTCACGGCCAAAGTCGAGGCTGGACTCCTCCAACCGTTTAACTATATCAAAGGCTACCAGAGTCTTCAAACGTATCTCAACGAGCACGTCAGCCCGGGGTCGAGACAAAAGATCCTCCGACAACTCGATCGTTTCCGGCCAAAGTTTCGCGAAAAGATGCAGGGGCGGGACCACATGTTTCTGACCATCAACGAGATGCAGATAGAGAGTTCCCTGATGGAGTACGACCGCGTCTTCGCCAGCATGGCGGTCCCGGCATGCTGCTGGCGTCGAACAGGGGAGATTTTCAGGGGTAACAAGGAGATGGCCGAGCTCATCGACGTGCCAGTGGAGGATCTCAGAAAT GGCAAGACTAAACTGCACGAGATCCTGACCGAGGAGTCGGTCGTGCGGTATTGGGAAGAGTTTGGAACCATTGCCTTCGATCCGCTCCACGACACCCTTTTGACAGCCTGCACACTCAAGAGCCCCAATAAATCGTCGAAAAAGGTGGTGAACTGCTGCTTTTCTTTCAGGATAAAAAAGGACAACGCCCAAGT GCCGGGCTTGATCATTGGAAACTTCATCCCCCACGATCCTTAA
- the SPO22 gene encoding sporulation-specific protein 22 (EggNog:ENOG503NXWF; COG:S): protein MPPLRSTISSHDRRLPSKPLPPTRGVSATGAGTGVRPRLSPPPFSSPPPRSLVPSRRPTGQTHMLTTEAPAPTQSKTERRITPCVEFANRLLNLLSVPNDIPAAEGLTEEITGHIDKLHLLCQRPQPSSSAQHHQQQHSPEETDIDGVGVRLWNLCTRLWRDCNDPINPPEAPNTRLRKLALYGKALGFWLVVFARSARNKRKRRSDLVDVIKLGLKITRDLVGTKETKLSGNALQIVADHKTHLQDLGREGWMEEEVSEANCLEVEYFIWRTALAWVEGRLDVAEHMYSSAERLRGFLTRDYTERLADVLYEIGKSLSGKEDYKIAVKWLERANEVVNSVGVEQLTREGVELRLAILQALITALLGTGTEENYGKAKNYVDFVEVEMGNKMVVCLLKLEVMYKTPNAEVFDEEGYADVLRHLIRNFDGKKGMGSGAEFKLVVHHVRRLHDKAPGAGCAVMDDFILVLRTLGGTGGQEFMEKALVTRMWMMTQQRDSMETVRRLGELFGNVARAVSAEAAVAAQALLWKKLELSYSQGEYALAEAWCQLALAPIFEKGERKLLLCALARNSMETATRVINDMSATSWKEPMTAYLAFKVAIRTEDRVLAGKCLETISQTPEHVDFLGACIAESQKAGDVICAIAALKKLQDRYEYKEPNPIHLPALFRCTIRLLNMLVDRADAGENGVVEDLCDMFDAVVVALEKQKKENPRRKLFTVDELEWFSRNSYNLALKNTTTWDLRYIVRMLTSCVHITGHFPPDMGGSQLVEMGLKMLFSRFIISSALVSQARAEDNVTKQLEYYTAMREHVLAFDTDLPELLPQLDEHSRDDMLRKHATLLTFDFEAAVVLEAWDDLGGIVQRAVGCKSVTAFQAMADSLLRARAPGQVLYSTMRKLVNEIWALEAFDAVKLAKYTRCLFQATLPVDDGLAMRLLEEACGKARELRESEAGWPEEELEWMAATAFNHGIDCFAAGERERARGWGEGAVKLAGFCRDGGGLEGILRGKLGRLELG from the exons ATGCCGCCCCTTCGATCGACCATCTCCAGCCACGATAGGAGGCTCCCTTCTAAACCACTCCCGCCGACCAGGGGGGTCTCAGCGACAGGAGCAGGGACCGGTGTCCGCCCGAGGCTGTCACCTCCGCCCTTCtcgtcacctcctcctcgatcgCTTGTACCTTCTCGACGGCCGACAGGACAAACGCACATGCTAACGACAGAAGCACCCGCTCCTACCCAGTCCAAGACCGAGAGGCGGATTACCCCCTGTGTCGAGTTTGCCAACAGACTGTTGAACCTGCTGTCTGTGCCGAATGATATACCTGCCGCGGAAGGGCTTACTGAGGAGATTACTGGACATATTGACAAGCTTCATTTGCTTTGCCAACGGCCtcagccctcctcctctgcgcagcatcatcagcagcagcactcGCCCGAAGAAACTGAcattgatggtgttggtgtcagGCTGTGGAATTTATGCACGAGATTATGGCGGGACTGCAACGACCCGATCAACCCGCCTGAGGCCCCCAATACTCGGCTGAGGAAACTTGCGCTCTATGGCAAGGCGCTGGggttttggctggtggtgtttgcCCGCTCGGCCAggaacaagaggaagaggaggagtgaTCTGGTGGATGTGATCAAACTTGGTTTGAAGATAACAAGGGACTTGGTGGGGACGAAGGAGACGAAGCTGTCGGGGAATGCGCTGCAGATTGTGGCCGATCACAAAACTCATTTGCAAGATTTGGGACGGGAAGGCtggatggaggaagaggttagTGAGGCGAATTGTTTGGAGGTGGAGTACTTCATCTGGAGGACGGCGCTGgcgtgggtggaggggaggttggatgtTGCCGAGCATATGTACAGCAGTGCTGAGCGCCTGAGGGGGTTTCTCACGAGGGATTATACCGAGAGGCTGGCGGATGTGCTGTATGAGATTGGGAAGAGTCTGAGCGGGAAGGAGGACTATAAGATCGCGGTCAAGTGGTTGGAGAGGGCTAATGAGGTGGTGAATAGTGTGGGTGTTGAGCAGCTtacgagggagggggtggagctGAGGTTGGCGATTTTGCAGGCGTTGATTACTGCGTTGCTGGGGACGGGAACGGAGGAGAATTATGGGAAGGCGAAGAATTATGTTGATtttgtggaggtggagatggggaataagatggtggtttgtttgttgaagTTGGAGGTCATGTATAAGACGCCTAATGcggaggtgtttgatgaggaggggtatGCGGATGTGTTGAGGCATTTGATTAGGAACTttgatgggaagaaggggatggggTCGGGGGCGGAGTTCAAGTTGGTTGTGCATCATGTGAGGAGGTTGCATGATAAGGCTCCTGGGGCGGGGTGTGCGGTGATGGATGATTTTattttggtgttgaggacATTGGGGGGAACTGGTGGGCAAGAGTTTATGGAGAAGGCGTTGGTGAcgaggatgtggatgatgacgcAGCAGAGGGATTCGATGGagacggtgaggaggttgggcgAGTTGTTTGGGAATGTTGCGAGGGCTGTGAGCGCTGAGGCGGCGGTTGCTGCGCAGGCG CTGTTGTGGAAGAAGTTGGAGTTGTCGTATAGTCAGGGGGAATACGCGCTCGCCGAGGCTTGGTGTCAGTTGGCGTTGGCGCCCATCTTTGAGAAGGGCG AAAGAAAGCTTCTCCTCTGTGCTCTGGCCCGTAACAGCATGGAGACGGCAACAAGAGTCATCAACGACATGTCGGCTACGAGCTGGAAGGAGCCCATGACCGCATATCTTGCCTTCAAAGTCGCCATACGGACTGAAGACCGAGTATTGGCTGGAAAATGTCTCGAAACTATCAGTCAGACACCTGAACATGTCGACTTTCTGGGGGCTTGTATTGCAGAGTCCCAGAAGGCTGGGGACGTCATCTGTGCTATTGCCGCTCTCAAGAAGCTGCAGGATCGATATGAGTACAAGGAGCCGAATCCGATACATTTGCCGGCGTTGTTCAGGTGTACCATTCGACTATTGAACATGCTCGTTGATAGGGCAGACGCTGGTGAAAacggggttgttgaagaccTTTGCGATATGTTTGATGCTG TCGTTGTCGCCCTCGAAAAGCAGAAGAAAGAGAATCCAAGACGCAAGCTGTTTACGGTTGACGAACTCGAGTGGTTCAGCCGCAACTCTTATAACCTCGCTCTGAAGAACACAACCACGTGGGACCTACGGTACATAGTCAGAATGCTCACCTCTTGCGTCCATATCACCGGCCACTTTCCGCCTGACATGGGAGGGTCTCAGCTTGTTGAGATGGGTTTGAAGATGCTCTTTTCCCGGTTCATCATTTCCTCGGCGTTGGTCTCCCAAGCAAGGGCGGAAGACAATGTCACGAAGCAACTAGAATATTACACCGCCATGCGAGAACATGTTTTGGCATTCGATACCGACCTTCCAGAGCTTTTGCCACAGCTAGACGAACACTCGAGGGATGACATGCTAAGGAAACACGCCACGCTGCTGACATTTGACTTTGAAGCCGCGGTAGTGCTGGAAGCGTGGGATGATTTGGGTGGGATTGTGCAAAGAGCAGTCGGCTGCAAAAGTGTGACGGCTTTTCAGGCTATGGCGGATAGTTTGCTCCGAGCGAGAGCTCCAGGACAAG TTCTGTACTCAACCATGCGAAAACTTGTCAATGAGATTTGGGCGCTCGAGGCGTTTGACGCGGTGAAATTGGCGAAGTATACGAGGTGTTTGTTCCAGGCTACGTTGCCGGTGGATGACgggttggcgatgaggttgctggaggaggcgtgCGGAAAGGCGAGGGAGTTAAGGGAGAGCGAGGCTGGCTGGCcggaggaagagctggagtGGATGGCTGCTACGGCGTTTAATCACGGGATTGATTGTTTCGCtgctggggagagggagagggcgagggggtggggggagggggcggtgaaGCTGGCGGGGTTTTGtagggatgggggtgggttggaggggattttgaggggaaagttggggaggttggagttgggcTAG